The nucleotide window AGCATGTCTACGAAAGGGCATCGCTTGCCGAGTCCCTTTCAAGGGTTCTTGTTGCCACAGATGATGAGGAAATCGTCCGTGTTGTGAAGGAGTTTGGCGGAGAGGCGCTTCTCACGAGAAGGGACCACTTGAACGGAACTGAGAGAGTAGCTGAAGTCGCCAGAAGGTGCAACGAGCGCTTCTTCGTCAACATTCAGGGCGATGAGCCAATGATAGCTCCGGAGGAGATCGACAAGTGTGTCGATTCTCTCAGGAAGAGCGATGGCTATTCTGTTTTCACACTTGCGACGCCAATTGAAGCTGATGAAGACATAGATAACCCCAGCGTGGTGAAGGTTGTCATTGACCTCGGCGGATCTGCAATCTACTTCTCGAGGTCCAGGATTCCCTGGTGTCCGTTTGATCCATGTACCCGGGAAGCCGGGACGAGAGTGGGTAGAAGCAGTGCGGATTCAGGAGGGAAAGCCCTGGATCGGCAGAAGACAGCGCGGAATCTGGCTGTGTCTAGCGATAAGCTGGGCTGCCGCTATCTCGGACACATCGGCCTCTATGCGTACAGGAGGGATGCCCTGCTCCGGGTATCTCGAGCCAGGCCGACTGCACTTGAAATCGCAGAGGACCTTGAGCAGCTCAGGTTCCTTGAACATGGCTGCAGAATAGGTGTGGGGATAACCTCCTACCATCAAATGGGAGTAGATACCAGGGAAGATCTAGAAGCGATGGAGAAGCTTCTTTCGGGAGCGGGAGAGTCCTAGTGGCAAAATATGCCTTCATAACCGGCGGAGTGGTTTCGTCTTTGGGCAAGGGAATCGCTGCGGCTTCTCTCGGGTTCCTGCTCAAGGCAAGGGGCATAAAGGTTGCGCTGCAGAAGTATGATCCATATCTCAATGTAGATCCCGGCACAATGAGCCCTTTCCAG belongs to Candidatus Eisenbacteria bacterium and includes:
- the kdsB gene encoding 3-deoxy-manno-octulosonate cytidylyltransferase, coding for MKRRKAFSSCVGVIPARFASKRFPGKPLAVLLGKPLIQHVYERASLAESLSRVLVATDDEEIVRVVKEFGGEALLTRRDHLNGTERVAEVARRCNERFFVNIQGDEPMIAPEEIDKCVDSLRKSDGYSVFTLATPIEADEDIDNPSVVKVVIDLGGSAIYFSRSRIPWCPFDPCTREAGTRVGRSSADSGGKALDRQKTARNLAVSSDKLGCRYLGHIGLYAYRRDALLRVSRARPTALEIAEDLEQLRFLEHGCRIGVGITSYHQMGVDTREDLEAMEKLLSGAGES